From the genome of Pseudomonadota bacterium, one region includes:
- a CDS encoding XRE family transcriptional regulator, with product MNKHIGSNFDDFLEEEGTLAETEAIAIKRVVAYQITQFMEKKRLSKTAMARQMDTSRSALDRLLDPANTAVTLHTLERAAQAIGKRLRIEFA from the coding sequence ATATTGGCAGCAACTTTGATGATTTTTTGGAAGAAGAAGGTACTTTGGCTGAAACTGAAGCCATTGCCATAAAGCGTGTTGTGGCATATCAAATCACCCAGTTTATGGAAAAGAAGCGTTTGTCTAAAACTGCCATGGCCCGCCAGATGGATACAAGCCGTTCAGCACTGGACAGGTTGCTTGATCCTGCAAACACCGCAGTCACTCTCCACACGCTGGAGCGGGCTGCTCAGGCAATAGGAAAACGTCTGCGCATAGAATTTGCTTAA
- a CDS encoding DUF4406 domain-containing protein, translated as MKRIFVCSPYAGDIQLNELVAETLCHQVIKIGHAPFAPHLLYPRFLDDSIDVKREIGIRTGLTFLRVCHEVWVYTGNGISLGMQCEIDYANEIGKPVIPWACEEV; from the coding sequence ATGAAGCGTATCTTTGTCTGCAGTCCCTATGCCGGAGATATCCAGTTGAATGAGCTGGTAGCGGAAACTTTATGTCACCAAGTCATAAAAATTGGTCATGCACCGTTTGCACCTCATCTTCTTTATCCACGTTTTTTGGATGACAGCATCGATGTAAAACGTGAAATTGGAATTAGAACAGGGCTCACTTTTTTACGAGTTTGTCATGAAGTCTGGGTTTACACTGGCAACGGTATTTCTCTTGGTATGCAGTGTGAGATTGACTATGCGAATGAAATAGGAAAGCCTGTAATTCCATGGGCTTGTGAAGAAGTGTAA